A single region of the Corvus hawaiiensis isolate bCorHaw1 chromosome 27, bCorHaw1.pri.cur, whole genome shotgun sequence genome encodes:
- the EGR3 gene encoding early growth response protein 3 isoform X2, with translation MDIGLANEKAGQELSSYSGTFQPAPGNKTVTYLGKFAFDSPSNWCQDNIISLMSAGILGVPPSSGALTSTQSTAGSMGPPQGEVDQMYPALPPYSSCSDLYPEPVSFHDPQSNPGLTYSPQDYQAAKPALDSNLFPMIPDYNLYHHPNDMGTITEHKPFQSLDPIRVNPPPITPLETIKAFKDKQIHPGFGGLPQPPLTLKPIRPRKYPNRPSKTPLHERPHACPAEGCDRRFSRSDELTRHLRIHTGHKPFQCRICMRSFSRSDHLTTHIRTHTGEKPFACEFCGRKFARSDERKRHAKIHLKQKEKKAEKGSGGQPPAAPPTATATTSPPVALAPAVTTCA, from the coding sequence ATGGACATTGGCTTAGCGAACGAAAAGGCCGGTCAGGAATTGTCCTCCTACTCGGGCACTTTTCAACCCGCCCCGGGCAACAAGACTGTCACCTACCTGGGGAAATTCGCTTTCGACTCGCCCTCCAACTGGTGCCAGGACAACATCATCAGCCTGATGAGCGCCGGCATCCTGGGGGTGCCGCCGTCCTCGGGCGCGCTCACCAGCACGCAGAGCACGGCGGGCAGCATGGGGCCGCCGCAGGGCGAGGTGGACCAGATGTACCCTGCGCTGCCACCCTACTCCTCCTGCAGTGACCTCTACCCAGAGCCCGTCTCCTTCCACGACCCCCAGAGCAACCCCGGCCTCACCTACTCCCCTCAGGATTACCAGGCGGCCAAGCCCGCCTTGGACAGCAACCTCTTCCCCATGATCCCAGACTATAACCTCTACCACCACCCCAACGACATGGGCACCATCACGGAGCACAAACCCTTCCAGAGCTTGGACCCCATCCGCGTCAACCCGCCCCCCATAACCCCGCTGGAGACCATCAAGGCCTTCAAGGACAAGCAGATCCACCCGGGTTTCGGGGGGCTGCCGCAGCCGCCCCTCACCCTCAAGCCCATCCGACCCCGCAAGTATCCCAACCGGCCCAGCAAGACGCCGCTCCACGAGCGGCCCCACGCCTGCCCCGCCGAGGGTTGCGACCGCCGCTTCTCCCGCTCCGACGAGCTCACCCGCCACCTCCGCATCCACACGGGCCACAAGCCCTTCCAGTGCCGCATCTGCATGCGGAGCTTCAGCCGCAGCGACCACCTCACCACCCACATCCGCACCCACACCGGCGAGAAGCCCTTCGCCTGCGAGTTCTGCGGCCGCAAGTTCGCCCGCTCCGACGAGCGCAAGCGGCACGCCAAGATCCACCTcaagcagaaggagaagaaggcCGAGAAGGGCTCGGGCGGGCAgccccccgccgcgccccccaCTGCCACCGCCACCACCTCGCCCCCCGTCGCCCTCGCCCCTGCCGTCACCACGTGCGCTTGA
- the EGR3 gene encoding early growth response protein 3 isoform X1, producing the protein MTGKLLEKLPGTMNTLMNQLPDNLYPEEIPNSLNIFSSTSDSVAHYNQMAADNVMDIGLANEKAGQELSSYSGTFQPAPGNKTVTYLGKFAFDSPSNWCQDNIISLMSAGILGVPPSSGALTSTQSTAGSMGPPQGEVDQMYPALPPYSSCSDLYPEPVSFHDPQSNPGLTYSPQDYQAAKPALDSNLFPMIPDYNLYHHPNDMGTITEHKPFQSLDPIRVNPPPITPLETIKAFKDKQIHPGFGGLPQPPLTLKPIRPRKYPNRPSKTPLHERPHACPAEGCDRRFSRSDELTRHLRIHTGHKPFQCRICMRSFSRSDHLTTHIRTHTGEKPFACEFCGRKFARSDERKRHAKIHLKQKEKKAEKGSGGQPPAAPPTATATTSPPVALAPAVTTCA; encoded by the exons ATGACAGGCAAACTACTGGAGAAGCTGCCGGGGACCATGAACACTTTGATGAACCAATTGCCTGACAATCTGTACCCAGAGGAGATCCCCAACTCTTTGAATATCTTCTCCAGCACCAGCGACTCGGTGGCTCACTACAACCAGATGGCTGCAG ATAATGTTATGGACATTGGCTTAGCGAACGAAAAGGCCGGTCAGGAATTGTCCTCCTACTCGGGCACTTTTCAACCCGCCCCGGGCAACAAGACTGTCACCTACCTGGGGAAATTCGCTTTCGACTCGCCCTCCAACTGGTGCCAGGACAACATCATCAGCCTGATGAGCGCCGGCATCCTGGGGGTGCCGCCGTCCTCGGGCGCGCTCACCAGCACGCAGAGCACGGCGGGCAGCATGGGGCCGCCGCAGGGCGAGGTGGACCAGATGTACCCTGCGCTGCCACCCTACTCCTCCTGCAGTGACCTCTACCCAGAGCCCGTCTCCTTCCACGACCCCCAGAGCAACCCCGGCCTCACCTACTCCCCTCAGGATTACCAGGCGGCCAAGCCCGCCTTGGACAGCAACCTCTTCCCCATGATCCCAGACTATAACCTCTACCACCACCCCAACGACATGGGCACCATCACGGAGCACAAACCCTTCCAGAGCTTGGACCCCATCCGCGTCAACCCGCCCCCCATAACCCCGCTGGAGACCATCAAGGCCTTCAAGGACAAGCAGATCCACCCGGGTTTCGGGGGGCTGCCGCAGCCGCCCCTCACCCTCAAGCCCATCCGACCCCGCAAGTATCCCAACCGGCCCAGCAAGACGCCGCTCCACGAGCGGCCCCACGCCTGCCCCGCCGAGGGTTGCGACCGCCGCTTCTCCCGCTCCGACGAGCTCACCCGCCACCTCCGCATCCACACGGGCCACAAGCCCTTCCAGTGCCGCATCTGCATGCGGAGCTTCAGCCGCAGCGACCACCTCACCACCCACATCCGCACCCACACCGGCGAGAAGCCCTTCGCCTGCGAGTTCTGCGGCCGCAAGTTCGCCCGCTCCGACGAGCGCAAGCGGCACGCCAAGATCCACCTcaagcagaaggagaagaaggcCGAGAAGGGCTCGGGCGGGCAgccccccgccgcgccccccaCTGCCACCGCCACCACCTCGCCCCCCGTCGCCCTCGCCCCTGCCGTCACCACGTGCGCTTGA